The proteins below are encoded in one region of Sulfolobus sp. A20:
- a CDS encoding alcohol dehydrogenase catalytic domain-containing protein has product MKALVFDKSGLDNLKVRELETPQLGPHDVLIRVVESGVNPIDYFVVNYIPVKPMPHIPGAEIAGTVERVGDHVKGLNPGDKVVVYNRVFDNSCDLCLAGKEMLCRNGGIMSVVTNGGWSEYFVVPDKNLFKIPENMSWDIAASLPVAALTSYHALKELEVSPNDIVVVFGASGNTGIFAVQLAKKFGATVIAVSRKQWLKEFGADHVVGYDDVSEKVKQLTDGKLATVVINSLGSSVWSKSLEVLGYDGKLAFFGTLTGGNINLDLGSLYGKHVKLVGTTGGSRKELIELIQLCKDCKVKVWKTYKLEEGAEALKEEMGSNRDGRIMIKI; this is encoded by the coding sequence GTGAAAGCCCTAGTTTTCGATAAAAGTGGATTAGATAACTTAAAGGTAAGAGAATTAGAAACACCTCAATTAGGTCCTCATGACGTGTTAATAAGAGTTGTTGAATCTGGCGTAAATCCAATAGATTATTTCGTAGTGAATTATATCCCTGTAAAGCCAATGCCACATATCCCCGGAGCTGAAATAGCAGGAACTGTAGAAAGAGTTGGTGATCACGTCAAAGGCCTAAATCCAGGAGATAAGGTAGTTGTTTATAATAGAGTATTCGATAATAGTTGTGATTTGTGCCTAGCTGGAAAGGAAATGTTATGTAGAAATGGAGGAATAATGAGTGTGGTAACAAATGGTGGATGGAGCGAATATTTTGTAGTGCCAGATAAAAATTTATTTAAGATTCCAGAAAATATGAGTTGGGATATTGCTGCTAGTTTACCTGTTGCCGCTCTAACTTCGTACCATGCATTGAAAGAGTTAGAAGTCAGTCCTAATGATATAGTAGTTGTGTTTGGAGCAAGTGGAAATACGGGCATTTTTGCAGTTCAACTCGCTAAAAAATTTGGCGCAACTGTTATAGCAGTATCCAGAAAACAATGGCTAAAAGAATTTGGCGCTGACCATGTTGTAGGATATGATGACGTCTCTGAGAAGGTAAAGCAGTTAACCGACGGAAAACTGGCTACTGTAGTAATAAATTCGTTAGGTTCATCGGTGTGGAGTAAGAGCTTGGAGGTTCTAGGTTATGACGGAAAACTAGCATTTTTCGGAACGTTAACAGGGGGCAATATAAATCTAGATCTTGGATCACTTTATGGTAAGCACGTGAAGTTAGTTGGAACTACTGGAGGGAGTAGAAAGGAGTTAATAGAACTTATTCAATTATGTAAAGACTGTAAAGTGAAAGTTTGGAAAACGTACAAATTAGAAGAGGGTGCAGAAGCACTTAAGGAGGAAATGGGTTCAAATAGAGATGGTAGGATAATGATCAAGATATAA
- a CDS encoding ParA family protein produces the protein MLRINVLGFKGGSGKSMIAYYLAKELSQYYAVTLVDKTFSGTISKIYNLNNSIFSFLRGKNESFYTTKGNLNVINMSFSTDTNLEEVDLNGFKYLYKKLLDDSDIVIVDHSSLPHDFAIEIELKAFIESFKAYTYNVILILSSDELSIKRYLNYTSLLNDFIKHEVEDLLHLNLPENARFLRIWAIVLNKVIKEQENSINELLKGDEILQKPAKFIVPFYPLFIQKHFKDIEQPKEISQLVEYVKSIIREPTSVVF, from the coding sequence ATGCTGAGAATAAATGTGCTAGGATTCAAAGGCGGTTCCGGAAAATCAATGATAGCTTATTATCTTGCTAAGGAATTGAGCCAATATTATGCTGTAACATTAGTGGACAAGACATTCTCTGGTACTATAAGTAAAATATATAATTTAAATAATAGTATCTTCTCCTTTCTAAGAGGAAAAAATGAATCATTTTACACTACCAAGGGAAATTTAAATGTAATAAATATGAGCTTTTCAACTGATACAAATCTTGAAGAAGTAGATCTTAATGGGTTTAAATATCTATATAAGAAGTTGCTAGACGATTCAGATATTGTCATAGTAGATCATTCTTCTCTACCCCATGACTTTGCCATCGAGATCGAACTAAAAGCCTTTATCGAAAGCTTTAAAGCATATACTTATAACGTAATTTTAATTTTAAGTAGTGATGAACTATCAATTAAGAGATACTTAAATTACACTTCATTACTAAATGATTTCATAAAGCATGAAGTAGAAGACCTTCTACACCTTAACTTACCAGAAAATGCAAGATTCTTAAGAATATGGGCTATTGTACTAAATAAGGTGATTAAGGAACAAGAAAATAGTATCAACGAACTTTTAAAAGGTGACGAAATTCTACAGAAACCTGCTAAATTTATTGTTCCTTTCTATCCCCTATTCATACAAAAACATTTCAAAGATATAGAACAACCCAAAGAAATTTCACAGCTTGTGGAATATGTTAAAAGTATTATTAGAGAACCTACATCAGTAGTCTTTTAG
- a CDS encoding ribbon-helix-helix domain-containing protein produces the protein MEKITRVNDTTFIIDIEKSTVVSFKLDDNLLEIIDYLVSKFNYNCRSDLIREAIYEYLKYLKQKNAYNAIS, from the coding sequence ATGGAAAAAATAACTCGAGTCAATGATACTACATTCATCATTGACATAGAAAAATCAACAGTAGTAAGCTTTAAGCTCGACGATAATCTTTTGGAAATAATAGACTATTTAGTTAGTAAATTTAATTACAACTGTAGAAGTGATTTAATCAGAGAGGCAATTTATGAGTACCTAAAATACCTAAAACAGAAAAACGCTTATAATGCTATTTCATGA
- a CDS encoding MarR family transcriptional regulator, which yields MDTNIFNTLKQLDSIIDFSRSKLQWDILFTINSKGPCSVSEIANITGNSKKSVTDAIRKLIEKELVIKVKYDIYDLSEKGRQLVSILNKLLINDDRSIKQELNNPLSSLGENLVQLFYLIELVKISLLNNGEVNPGKVSKELGVSTQTLKYYLDLFTERKMFKRVSKKNLLGKSYQIYVLNVEGKKIAYKIPILVKLRRNVFLKILLKMTFSINYETSLLKLMAILSLTSPILIYFKNYDVVHLIAIIWLFMLIFSTLLGIFAYISMK from the coding sequence ATGGACACTAACATATTTAATACTTTGAAGCAATTAGATTCTATAATAGACTTCTCTAGATCAAAGTTACAATGGGATATACTGTTTACAATCAATTCTAAGGGTCCTTGTTCCGTCTCTGAAATCGCCAACATAACTGGTAACAGTAAAAAATCTGTTACTGATGCTATTAGAAAATTAATAGAGAAAGAGCTAGTTATCAAGGTTAAATATGATATATACGATTTATCAGAAAAAGGCAGACAACTAGTAAGTATTTTGAATAAACTTCTTATCAACGATGATAGAAGTATAAAGCAGGAATTAAATAACCCCTTATCGTCCCTTGGGGAGAATCTGGTTCAGCTCTTCTACCTTATTGAACTAGTTAAGATATCTCTACTAAATAACGGAGAGGTAAATCCTGGTAAAGTATCAAAAGAACTAGGGGTATCAACACAAACATTAAAATACTATTTAGATCTATTCACTGAAAGAAAAATGTTTAAGAGAGTAAGTAAAAAGAATCTACTTGGCAAGAGTTATCAAATTTATGTACTAAATGTTGAAGGCAAAAAAATAGCATATAAAATACCGATTTTAGTGAAATTAAGAAGAAATGTATTTCTAAAAATATTGTTAAAAATGACTTTTAGTATAAATTACGAGACTTCATTGTTAAAATTAATGGCAATACTGTCTTTAACGTCCCCTATATTAATATATTTTAAAAATTATGATGTTGTTCACTTAATTGCGATAATTTGGCTCTTTATGCTGATTTTTTCTACTCTATTAGGTATATTCGCATATATTTCGATGAAATAG
- a CDS encoding archaellin/type IV pilin N-terminal domain-containing protein, with protein MGFKKVIKEYNKKMKRKGLAGLDTAIILIAFIITASVLAYVAINMGLFVTQKAKSTIDKGEETASTALTLSGSVLYAVNYPSNSRSYWIYFTVSPSSGVSSVELSPATTAISFTASALGVAYSNIYKYTLLTVSPSEVNGVVYAAPQYLSLADQESSGGQTYVYYPNPYYALLALNYSLYQMVLSKQIKYSPLYITTTKSTSTQTWLTSDNVFQFTLNISGTLEIFYAYVNQTFAFTYPVAGDPLIGSAIAPAGSVIGVMILFGPDLGSHVFQYQTITIQISPNIGSPLTLSEYVYQPEGNVTVIG; from the coding sequence ATGGGATTTAAAAAAGTAATAAAAGAATATAATAAAAAAATGAAAAGAAAAGGATTAGCTGGTTTGGACACTGCGATAATATTAATAGCTTTTATAATAACTGCTTCAGTATTAGCATATGTTGCGATAAATATGGGATTATTTGTGACACAGAAAGCAAAATCAACAATAGATAAAGGTGAGGAGACAGCATCTACAGCATTAACTCTGTCTGGGTCGGTGTTGTATGCAGTTAATTATCCATCTAATTCCAGAAGTTATTGGATATACTTTACTGTTTCTCCAAGCTCTGGAGTATCAAGTGTAGAACTATCGCCTGCAACTACTGCAATATCATTCACTGCCTCCGCATTAGGAGTAGCATATTCCAATATTTATAAATATACTTTACTTACTGTATCTCCCTCAGAGGTCAACGGAGTAGTGTATGCTGCACCTCAATATCTAAGCCTAGCTGATCAAGAATCAAGTGGAGGGCAAACTTACGTATATTATCCTAATCCGTACTATGCTTTACTAGCCCTCAATTATAGCTTATATCAAATGGTGCTTAGCAAGCAAATAAAATATTCACCGCTGTATATAACGACTACCAAGTCGACTTCGACTCAAACATGGCTGACATCTGATAACGTGTTTCAATTCACATTAAACATTAGCGGAACACTCGAGATATTTTATGCGTATGTTAATCAGACTTTTGCCTTTACTTATCCAGTCGCAGGAGACCCATTAATTGGTAGTGCTATAGCACCGGCTGGTTCAGTAATAGGTGTAATGATTCTGTTCGGACCAGACCTAGGAAGCCATGTATTCCAATACCAGACCATAACCATACAAATATCTCCTAATATTGGATCGCCACTAACCCTATCAGAATATGTATATCAACCAGAAGGAAATGTGACGGTAATAGGATAA
- a CDS encoding flagellar biosynthesis protein FlaG, translated as MTSEVISESIMLIVAITLIGVLAGIVFSVVSSIATSMSSNSILESQRLLTDLQIDYATNTSPTIIVVYLHNVGEVTVYNLQDGVLYFGADGNLQQIGFNSGIKPYWIVSTNTLNPGSVAEITIYLSSPLSSSQYYTIEYVTSYGYIVTYALKAN; from the coding sequence ATGACAAGTGAGGTAATAAGTGAATCCATTATGTTAATTGTTGCTATAACGTTAATTGGAGTATTAGCAGGCATAGTATTCTCAGTCGTCTCATCAATCGCTACTAGTATGTCATCTAATTCAATCTTAGAATCACAAAGGCTTCTCACAGATCTTCAAATAGATTATGCTACAAACACCAGTCCAACTATCATAGTTGTCTATTTACATAATGTTGGGGAGGTTACAGTTTATAATCTTCAAGATGGAGTACTTTATTTTGGTGCTGATGGAAACTTGCAACAAATAGGCTTTAATTCTGGTATCAAGCCATATTGGATTGTAAGTACAAATACATTAAATCCCGGTTCCGTAGCTGAAATTACTATTTACCTATCGTCTCCTTTATCCTCAAGTCAATATTACACTATTGAGTACGTTACCTCATATGGTTATATAGTAACATATGCTCTTAAGGCGAACTGA
- a CDS encoding flagellar protein F produces the protein MAVSQVVTYSLLAMIALSLFIIFLTSYIRGQQVLTDAEEYKQELQMDQLQTKIYIKSVSISQNFMYVTITNNGSTNLYKFSEFSVIVKYYANISNVSTLLVSEYNYSKSLSPYLWTTNSVLINPDNDATFIIDLPYPPYPNTLGTIIIATNYGPEAIWRGIL, from the coding sequence ATGGCTGTCTCACAAGTTGTAACTTATTCTCTATTGGCAATGATAGCTTTATCGTTATTCATAATCTTTCTGACCTCATATATAAGAGGTCAACAAGTTTTAACTGATGCAGAAGAATATAAACAAGAGCTTCAAATGGATCAATTGCAAACTAAAATTTATATTAAATCGGTATCCATTTCACAAAATTTTATGTATGTAACAATAACTAACAATGGTTCAACTAATTTATATAAATTTAGTGAATTTTCTGTTATAGTTAAGTATTATGCTAATATTAGTAATGTGTCTACCCTATTAGTTAGTGAATATAACTACTCTAAATCACTAAGTCCTTATCTATGGACTACAAACTCAGTGTTAATAAATCCAGATAATGACGCAACGTTTATCATAGATCTGCCTTATCCACCTTATCCTAATACCTTAGGTACCATTATTATTGCGACTAATTATGGGCCGGAAGCTATATGGAGGGGGATATTATGA
- a CDS encoding ATPase domain-containing protein, with protein MEGDIMIVSTGNEDLDRRLSGIPFPSLIMLEGDHGTGKSVLCAQFIYGLLLAGKKGYIITTEQTTRDYLKKMREVKINLIPFFMKNLIGVAPLNTSRFNWNSDIANKVLDVIIDFTKRKKIDFIGIDSLSVIATFAEEKQILQFMKESRVLVNLGRLIMFTIHPDVFNEELKSRVTSIVDVYFKLSSTSIGGRRIKVLERVKTIGGIQGNDAISFDIDPALGVKVVPLSLSRA; from the coding sequence ATGGAGGGGGATATTATGATAGTAAGTACTGGAAATGAGGATTTAGATAGAAGATTAAGCGGGATACCATTTCCCTCCTTAATAATGTTAGAGGGAGATCATGGAACTGGAAAAAGTGTATTATGCGCTCAATTTATCTATGGGCTACTTTTAGCCGGTAAAAAAGGGTACATAATTACTACAGAGCAGACAACTAGAGATTATCTGAAGAAGATGAGGGAAGTGAAGATTAACCTTATACCATTTTTTATGAAAAATTTGATAGGAGTAGCCCCATTAAATACTTCAAGGTTTAATTGGAATTCAGATATAGCTAATAAAGTGTTAGATGTAATTATTGACTTCACTAAACGTAAAAAAATAGATTTTATTGGCATAGACAGTTTGTCAGTAATTGCTACTTTTGCTGAAGAAAAACAAATCCTTCAATTCATGAAAGAATCAAGGGTTCTAGTTAACTTAGGAAGGCTTATAATGTTTACAATTCATCCAGATGTGTTTAATGAAGAACTTAAAAGTAGGGTAACAAGTATTGTTGACGTCTATTTTAAATTGTCATCTACAAGTATAGGAGGTAGAAGGATAAAGGTTTTAGAAAGAGTTAAGACAATAGGTGGGATTCAAGGCAATGATGCCATTTCATTCGATATTGATCCAGCTTTGGGAGTTAAAGTAGTACCATTATCATTATCGAGGGCGTGA
- a CDS encoding type II/IV secretion system ATPase subunit: MSFLGDYLSNFVEKPLLVNDPISLKGNKNYNAIYKVDEYIYIHVMSIKSEDGYNQYNVIEPPRPKSEEMERIEERFAREIGDKEPPLKIEEKEKLMKRILEKILAKTKLSVPKDYAIYHFIRDKLYHGPLEPLIRDPYIEDISVPGLGHIYIVHKIFGPMRTSIVINNYMELDELIVSLSEKSQRPVSHNHPIVDSSLPDGSRVNFVYGIDISRRGSNLTIRKFSKVPTSITQLISFKTFSPLLAAYIWMMLDEGMNVFVCGETASGKTTTLNAITAFIPPNLKIVTIEDTPELTVPHSNWVAEVTRETSGEGTIKLFDLLKAALRQRPNYILVGEIRDKEGNVAFQAMQTGHSVMATFHAANIRTLVQRLTGYPIEVPKSYINNLNIALFQTALYDNRGNLIRRVVEVDEIIDIDPVTNDVVYIPSFNYDPVEDKIIFAGRGSSYLIENKVAIRRGIDRKNINILYDELNLKAEFLKLLVEKKVFNYFDVWSYILKARQVGIEEVVKYVRNI; this comes from the coding sequence ATGTCTTTCCTAGGCGACTACTTATCCAATTTTGTAGAGAAACCGTTACTCGTTAATGATCCAATCTCTCTAAAAGGTAATAAGAATTATAATGCAATATACAAAGTTGATGAATACATTTACATTCATGTAATGAGTATTAAATCAGAAGATGGATATAACCAATACAACGTGATTGAACCGCCAAGACCTAAGAGTGAAGAAATGGAACGTATTGAGGAAAGATTTGCTAGAGAAATTGGAGATAAAGAGCCTCCACTTAAGATCGAAGAAAAAGAAAAATTGATGAAAAGAATATTGGAAAAAATTCTAGCGAAGACAAAATTATCGGTACCTAAAGATTATGCTATTTATCATTTTATTAGAGATAAACTTTATCATGGTCCTCTAGAACCATTAATTAGAGATCCTTATATTGAAGATATTTCAGTTCCAGGTTTAGGTCATATCTATATCGTCCATAAAATTTTTGGACCAATGCGCACGTCAATTGTCATCAATAATTATATGGAATTAGATGAGCTTATAGTGTCATTAAGTGAAAAGTCACAAAGGCCAGTATCGCATAATCATCCTATAGTCGATTCTAGCTTACCAGATGGCTCAAGAGTAAACTTCGTCTATGGTATAGATATTAGTAGAAGAGGTTCTAATTTAACGATAAGGAAGTTTAGTAAAGTACCGACAAGTATTACTCAATTAATTTCTTTCAAGACATTTTCTCCACTTCTTGCAGCATATATTTGGATGATGCTAGATGAAGGCATGAATGTTTTTGTCTGTGGTGAAACAGCTTCCGGAAAGACGACCACTCTTAATGCAATAACCGCATTTATCCCTCCTAATCTCAAAATAGTCACTATAGAAGATACACCTGAATTGACTGTCCCTCACTCAAATTGGGTTGCAGAGGTAACGAGAGAAACGTCCGGGGAGGGCACTATAAAATTGTTTGATTTACTTAAAGCGGCGTTAAGGCAGAGACCTAACTACATTTTGGTTGGGGAGATAAGGGATAAAGAAGGTAATGTGGCATTTCAAGCAATGCAGACTGGGCATTCTGTGATGGCAACATTTCATGCTGCAAACATAAGGACCTTAGTCCAAAGGCTAACTGGTTATCCAATTGAGGTACCGAAGAGTTATATTAATAACCTAAATATAGCGTTATTTCAGACGGCTCTTTATGATAACAGAGGAAATCTAATAAGACGAGTAGTAGAAGTGGATGAGATAATTGATATTGATCCTGTAACTAATGACGTGGTTTATATCCCTTCATTTAATTATGACCCGGTTGAGGATAAGATCATATTTGCTGGAAGAGGTTCTTCATATCTAATAGAAAATAAAGTGGCTATAAGAAGGGGAATAGATAGAAAGAATATTAATATTTTATATGACGAGTTAAACTTAAAAGCAGAATTTCTTAAACTTCTTGTAGAAAAGAAAGTTTTTAATTATTTTGATGTATGGTCGTATATATTGAAAGCAAGACAAGTAGGTATAGAGGAGGTTGTGAAATATGTCAGAAATATTTAG
- a CDS encoding type II secretion system F family protein yields MSEIFSRKSEIDSKYIFMLAFMLALFSSGVPPEIVILHLSEERSFYPYTRIIRKIKNLLTGYRYKFSSSISYTVRNVKIKYMKEFLIRLSQAITFGDNMIQFLSREIDFTLSEYSASSARLIESMNNFLTVYATLNSSLTFLIADMTILSLIYNGGTQLIFQLTIMSVMILGNVTLVMYIIYRPETYMQYNKFDKSLIALLMLTGITISVIFTSYLYILLLGIIFVIVGLRYRLYENRINRIERYFILFIRYFSQNYFIVNNLRDSLMAVLRGDLGDIRPLIRRALNRLLMGINKKIIFELMGMESKSVLVSMLSKALYETINMGGNVLTVGEVISKIGDVILNIRARKEQNGRAFEASIYALQTASAGVSAALISIVGMLDSIFSTSNVSTIFSFNQVSIDSISRIFLIILLILSFSNGIAITLAYGRSVYVSLYFIGILLILSSITYHLVLLLTGNIFRAFSGPSGLLQLP; encoded by the coding sequence ATGTCAGAAATATTTAGCAGAAAAAGTGAAATAGATTCAAAATATATTTTTATGTTAGCTTTTATGTTAGCTTTATTTTCGTCTGGTGTTCCTCCTGAGATTGTAATACTTCATCTATCAGAGGAGAGATCTTTTTACCCATATACAAGAATTATCAGGAAAATTAAGAATTTATTGACCGGATATAGATATAAATTTTCATCCAGCATATCTTATACTGTAAGAAATGTTAAAATTAAATATATGAAAGAATTTTTGATAAGATTATCACAAGCTATAACTTTCGGAGATAATATGATTCAGTTCTTATCTAGAGAAATTGACTTCACGTTATCAGAGTACTCTGCTTCATCCGCTAGGCTTATAGAATCTATGAACAATTTCCTCACTGTATATGCGACTTTAAACAGTTCATTAACGTTTTTGATTGCTGATATGACGATATTATCACTGATATATAATGGTGGAACTCAGTTGATATTTCAACTAACAATAATGTCGGTAATGATACTCGGAAATGTAACATTAGTGATGTATATAATCTATAGACCAGAAACGTATATGCAATATAATAAGTTTGACAAGTCGTTAATAGCCTTATTAATGTTAACTGGCATTACGATTTCAGTGATATTTACGTCATATCTATACATATTATTATTAGGTATAATTTTTGTCATAGTAGGGCTAAGATATAGGTTATATGAAAATAGGATAAATAGAATTGAAAGATATTTTATATTATTCATAAGGTACTTTTCCCAAAATTACTTTATAGTAAACAATTTAAGGGATTCTTTAATGGCTGTATTAAGAGGTGACCTAGGAGATATTAGACCTTTAATAAGAAGGGCATTAAACAGATTATTGATGGGAATAAACAAAAAGATTATTTTTGAGCTTATGGGTATGGAAAGCAAAAGCGTGCTAGTATCTATGCTAAGCAAAGCGTTATATGAAACTATAAATATGGGAGGCAACGTATTGACTGTTGGAGAGGTAATAAGTAAAATTGGTGACGTTATATTGAACATTAGAGCTAGAAAAGAGCAGAATGGTAGAGCATTCGAAGCTTCTATATATGCGTTACAAACAGCTTCTGCTGGAGTGTCAGCGGCTTTAATATCGATAGTTGGTATGCTCGATAGTATATTTTCTACAAGTAATGTGTCCACAATATTTAGTTTCAACCAAGTTAGTATAGATTCGATTTCAAGAATATTCTTAATTATACTACTGATTCTAAGTTTTTCTAATGGGATAGCGATCACGTTGGCTTATGGTAGATCAGTATATGTTAGCTTGTATTTCATTGGGATATTACTAATACTAAGTTCTATAACCTACCATTTGGTTCTATTATTGACAGGTAATATCTTTAGGGCATTCAGCGGTCCTTCCGGTTTGCTTCAATTGCCTTGA
- a CDS encoding MBL fold metallo-hydrolase, whose protein sequence is MPTIKLTKDVSVISGSPNTLVFDNRIIVDQGGKNSSIDINAEVQLATHGHADHIAGLFKKDAKIRYLPIEDYWTLNIIGRRALVYGFSSKNSDIFMYDYIKDNLEFLDNNIRISEVEVIKLPGHTPGHSGYIIGDVLYAGDAFFGDKVLEGYSVPFYIDFWEAEQSLYKIKELAKSVQNIVISHGPIYNKNKMITLLEHNINYLHNIVNKILDLISMEELTAEQIAVKLKPDISPTNILLNTITIKSLLLGLDNIEYEVKTNGLVFRKRKH, encoded by the coding sequence ATGCCTACTATTAAATTAACCAAGGATGTCTCAGTTATATCAGGCAGTCCAAATACCTTAGTTTTTGACAATCGAATAATCGTAGATCAAGGCGGAAAAAATTCGTCTATAGATATTAACGCTGAGGTTCAATTAGCTACTCATGGTCACGCTGATCATATAGCCGGATTATTCAAAAAAGATGCTAAAATTAGATATTTACCTATAGAAGATTACTGGACATTAAATATCATTGGAAGAAGAGCATTGGTATATGGGTTTAGTTCTAAGAATTCCGATATTTTTATGTATGATTACATAAAAGATAACCTCGAATTCTTGGATAATAACATTCGAATTTCAGAAGTAGAAGTAATCAAACTACCGGGACATACGCCTGGGCACTCTGGCTATATCATAGGAGATGTATTGTACGCTGGTGATGCATTTTTTGGTGATAAGGTATTAGAAGGTTATTCAGTTCCTTTCTATATCGATTTCTGGGAAGCTGAACAGAGTTTATACAAAATCAAAGAACTAGCAAAAAGCGTACAAAATATAGTAATTAGTCATGGTCCTATTTACAACAAAAATAAAATGATTACGTTATTAGAACATAACATAAATTATCTTCACAATATAGTCAATAAAATTTTGGACTTAATTTCCATGGAAGAGTTAACAGCTGAACAAATAGCTGTTAAATTAAAGCCAGATATCTCACCTACTAATATCTTACTTAATACCATTACTATAAAGTCTTTACTTTTAGGTTTAGATAATATTGAGTACGAAGTAAAAACCAATGGACTAGTTTTCAGAAAAAGAAAGCACTAA
- a CDS encoding PTO1314 family radical SAM protein: MSKAKPLLLGNVKRAFKGLGVKKLPLIAGHKLLYSCNLRCRMCPFWRRKDEKLLTVDEEVLIFKSLEKAGVLFIGFEGGEPLLRRDIDQILEEAYKRFHTSLVTNGWLLREKAKSISEHLDYLFVSIDGIAEAHDKIRGIPGSFDKAIEGIREAIKYIPVSISFTITNDNYDQVLGVVELAKKLGITVSVQVSYDYSTAEKLSPEREKLFNTLNLLIELKKKGYPIVESINYFNAIKNSWYYGILWKCKPWLVINIDPQGKVVLPCYVLNEYKGFEKVWEVDLVKLWNNYPWEKYENCNRCALACHLEPSLFSWKNSSEIREKIINNIVSYIYDLIP, from the coding sequence GTGTCTAAGGCAAAACCTCTACTACTAGGAAATGTAAAAAGGGCTTTCAAAGGTTTAGGAGTTAAGAAGTTGCCGTTAATTGCAGGCCATAAGTTACTTTATTCATGTAATTTAAGATGTAGGATGTGTCCCTTCTGGAGAAGAAAAGATGAGAAATTATTAACGGTTGATGAAGAAGTATTAATCTTTAAATCGCTGGAGAAGGCTGGTGTCTTATTTATTGGATTTGAGGGAGGAGAGCCTCTTCTAAGGAGAGATATAGATCAAATATTAGAGGAAGCATATAAAAGATTTCACACTTCCTTAGTAACGAATGGTTGGCTATTGAGAGAAAAGGCTAAGAGTATAAGTGAGCATTTGGATTACCTTTTTGTCTCAATTGACGGAATAGCTGAGGCTCATGATAAAATTAGGGGAATTCCTGGATCGTTTGATAAGGCTATTGAAGGAATTAGAGAAGCTATAAAGTACATCCCAGTCTCAATTAGCTTCACTATAACTAATGATAATTATGATCAGGTATTAGGAGTTGTTGAATTGGCTAAAAAATTAGGTATTACAGTAAGTGTTCAAGTATCATATGATTATTCTACAGCTGAGAAATTGAGTCCGGAAAGGGAAAAATTGTTTAATACGTTGAACCTTCTGATAGAGCTGAAGAAAAAAGGTTATCCTATTGTAGAATCTATAAACTATTTTAATGCTATTAAAAATTCTTGGTATTATGGTATTTTATGGAAATGTAAGCCATGGTTAGTGATAAATATAGATCCGCAAGGTAAGGTAGTCCTGCCTTGTTACGTTTTAAATGAGTATAAGGGTTTTGAAAAAGTGTGGGAGGTTGATTTAGTGAAGCTATGGAATAACTATCCGTGGGAGAAGTATGAGAATTGTAATAGGTGCGCTTTGGCTTGTCATCTTGAACCCTCATTATTTAGCTGGAAGAATTCAAGTGAGATTAGGGAGAAAATAATTAACAATATTGTAAGTTACATATATGATCTTATACCGTAA